From one Acidibrevibacterium fodinaquatile genomic stretch:
- a CDS encoding GIY-YIG nuclease family protein has protein sequence MEKIGKIDIRGLSGETYRFDVYDQQSVLKAISVVYLISKRTENQDKSGFYHNYIYFGQTENLYNRMINHHKAECFVKHGANCISILAVDDEKRRLEIEGDLIKQYSPPRAMISIFYSVVIWRHFAHEKPEINLIGVPYQVVKPRVFWLSNISGGL, from the coding sequence ATGGAAAAAATTGGTAAAATAGATATCAGGGGTTTATCTGGAGAAACTTATCGGTTTGATGTTTACGATCAACAAAGCGTGCTAAAAGCAATATCTGTTGTATATCTTATAAGCAAAAGAACTGAGAATCAAGACAAGAGTGGATTTTATCATAATTATATTTATTTTGGTCAAACAGAAAATCTCTATAATAGAATGATAAATCATCACAAAGCGGAATGCTTTGTCAAGCACGGAGCAAACTGCATTTCCATTCTTGCAGTTGATGATGAAAAGCGGCGCTTAGAAATAGAGGGTGATTTAATTAAGCAGTATTCCCCCCCCCGTGCAATGATTAGTATTTTCTACTCCGTAGTCATTTGGCGGCATTTTGCCCATGAAAAGCCAGAAATAAATTTGATTGGCGTCCCATATCAAGTCGTAAAGCCTCGTGTTTTCTGGCTCTCTAATATCTCTGGCGGCCTCTAG
- a CDS encoding DUF6471 domain-containing protein, with protein sequence MTDEEWQDRVKGLLKGELKKRNLSYRDLSEKLAAIGVHDSERNISNKLSRGSFTAVFLIQCLDAIECKTLHLG encoded by the coding sequence ATGACGGATGAGGAATGGCAAGACCGGGTAAAGGGACTGCTCAAGGGGGAGTTGAAAAAGCGCAACCTGAGCTACCGGGATTTGTCGGAGAAATTGGCCGCTATAGGAGTGCATGACTCCGAACGGAACATTTCCAATAAGCTTTCGCGAGGAAGCTTTACGGCAGTTTTTTTGATTCAATGCCTCGATGCCATAGAGTGCAAAACACTTCATCTTGGATGA
- the recA gene encoding recombinase RecA, producing MDKTKALDAALTQIERAFGKGAVMRLGSKAGDEQIEVIPSGSLGLDLALGIGGLPRGRIVEIYGPESSGKTTLALHVIAEAQKRGGTCAFIDAEHALDPTYARKLGVDVDNLLISQPDSGEQALEIADTLVRSGVVDIIAIDSVAALVPRAELEGEMGDSHVGLHARLMSQALRKLTGSVSRGKTMLIFLNQIRLKIGVMFGNPETTTGGNALKFYASIRMEIRRIGQIKDRETVVGNQTRVKVVKNKLAPPFRQVEFDIMYGEGISKVGELIDLGVKANVVEKSGAWFSYDSQRIGQGRENAKQFLRDHPNLATAIEQKVREQSGVVANAMLATAGEEEAELPD from the coding sequence ATGGACAAAACTAAGGCGCTGGATGCGGCGCTGACACAAATCGAGCGGGCTTTTGGCAAGGGCGCGGTGATGCGGCTCGGGTCGAAAGCGGGCGACGAGCAGATCGAGGTCATTCCCTCCGGCTCGCTCGGGCTCGATCTCGCGCTCGGCATCGGCGGCTTGCCGCGCGGGCGCATCGTCGAGATTTACGGCCCGGAAAGCTCTGGCAAGACCACGCTCGCGCTCCATGTCATCGCCGAGGCGCAGAAGCGTGGCGGCACCTGCGCCTTCATCGATGCCGAGCATGCGCTCGACCCGACCTATGCCCGCAAGCTCGGAGTCGATGTCGATAATCTCCTGATCAGCCAGCCCGATAGCGGCGAACAGGCGCTCGAGATCGCCGATACCCTGGTGCGTTCGGGCGTCGTCGATATCATCGCCATCGACAGCGTCGCCGCTTTGGTGCCGCGCGCCGAACTCGAGGGCGAGATGGGCGATTCGCATGTTGGCCTCCATGCCCGCCTGATGAGCCAGGCGCTACGCAAGCTCACCGGCAGCGTCTCGCGCGGCAAGACGATGCTGATCTTCCTCAATCAGATCCGCCTCAAGATCGGCGTCATGTTCGGCAATCCGGAGACCACCACCGGCGGCAACGCGCTGAAATTCTACGCCTCGATCCGCATGGAGATCCGCCGCATCGGCCAGATCAAGGACCGCGAGACGGTGGTTGGCAACCAGACGCGGGTGAAGGTGGTCAAGAACAAGCTCGCGCCGCCGTTCCGCCAGGTCGAGTTCGATATCATGTATGGCGAAGGCATCAGCAAGGTCGGCGAACTCATCGATCTCGGCGTCAAGGCCAATGTCGTCGAGAAATCCGGCGCCTGGTTCAGCTATGACAGCCAGCGCATCGGCCAGGGGCGCGAGAACGCCAAGCAGTTTCTGCGCGACCATCCGAACCTCGCGACCGCGATCGAGCAGAAGGTGCGCGAGCAATCGGGCGTGGTCGCCAACGCCATGCTCGCGACCGCCGGCGAGGAGGAGGCCGAGCTGCCCGACTGA
- a CDS encoding sterol desaturase family protein, producing the protein MNAALEPMLRLGVFATMFAVMAVWEILAPQRRPVIGRARRWPRNLALVVLDTAILRALFPTAAVGVAMLAASRGWGIFAVLPAPRWLAFGASLLLLDLAIYAQHVVFHLVPPLWRLHRVHHADPDFDVTTGVRFHPGEIVLSLLIKFAVIILLGAPAGAVFAFEIILNATSLFNHANVRLPTRLDRWLRLILVTPDMHRVHHSVIRRETDSNFGFNLPWWDRLFGTYRAAPAAGQEGMRIGLDEFANPAELALWRTLLQPFRPMKG; encoded by the coding sequence ATGAATGCCGCGCTCGAGCCGATGCTGCGCCTTGGCGTGTTCGCCACCATGTTCGCGGTGATGGCGGTATGGGAGATCTTGGCGCCGCAGCGACGCCCGGTCATCGGGCGGGCGCGGCGCTGGCCGCGCAATCTCGCCCTCGTCGTCCTCGATACCGCGATTTTGCGCGCGTTGTTCCCGACCGCGGCCGTCGGCGTCGCCATGCTGGCGGCATCACGGGGGTGGGGGATTTTTGCCGTATTGCCCGCACCACGCTGGTTGGCCTTTGGCGCGAGCCTCTTGCTGCTCGATCTTGCGATCTATGCGCAGCACGTGGTTTTTCATCTCGTCCCGCCGCTCTGGCGCTTGCATCGGGTGCATCACGCCGACCCGGATTTCGATGTCACCACCGGGGTGCGATTTCACCCCGGCGAAATCGTGCTGTCGCTGCTGATCAAATTCGCCGTCATCATCCTGCTTGGCGCGCCGGCCGGGGCGGTCTTCGCGTTCGAGATCATCCTCAACGCGACATCGTTGTTCAACCACGCCAATGTCCGCCTGCCGACGCGTCTTGATCGCTGGCTGCGGCTGATCCTCGTCACGCCCGACATGCATCGCGTGCATCATTCGGTGATCCGGCGCGAAACCGACAGTAATTTCGGCTTCAATCTCCCCTGGTGGGATCGCCTCTTCGGCACCTATCGCGCCGCCCCCGCGGCCGGGCAGGAGGGAATGCGGATCGGCCTCGATGAATTCGCCAACCCCGCCGAACTCGCGCTCTGGCGCACGCTTTTGCAGCCGTTTCGTCCCATGAAGGGGTAG
- a CDS encoding IS1595 family transposase, protein MSQHFLLSAKARSLSLGAVMRMDDGLVEQTFRAIRWPDGKPVCPGCEGEKVYDCVRNRFRCAACRKDFSITSGTIFASHKLPLRTYLAAIAIFANEVKGKSALALSRDLDVQYKTAFVLAHKLREAMANDLKGMRVGGIDKVVEVDGAYFGGYVKPTNHKENRQDRRKASNQNDKRQVVVVARERKGKTLPAIFAAEKQSLPFISSRVMKGSHLMADEAPSWNDLHGRFDVSRIDHTKAYSMPEMVHTNGAEGFFSRLRRGEMGHHHHISGPYLLRYAQESAWREDHRRVDNGSQVKAIIDLAMHSKPSVDFSGYWQRNRK, encoded by the coding sequence ATGTCTCAGCATTTCCTCCTATCGGCAAAGGCGCGGTCGCTCTCTCTTGGGGCTGTCATGCGCATGGATGATGGGCTGGTTGAGCAGACATTCCGGGCAATCCGTTGGCCCGATGGCAAGCCGGTCTGCCCTGGCTGCGAGGGCGAGAAGGTCTATGACTGTGTGAGAAACCGCTTCCGGTGCGCGGCCTGCCGCAAGGATTTCTCTATTACCAGCGGGACTATCTTTGCATCCCATAAGCTGCCTTTGCGCACGTATCTGGCTGCCATCGCCATCTTCGCCAATGAGGTTAAGGGTAAGTCGGCCTTGGCGCTCTCCCGTGATCTGGATGTGCAATATAAGACAGCCTTCGTCCTAGCTCATAAGCTGCGCGAGGCAATGGCGAATGATCTCAAGGGCATGAGGGTTGGCGGGATTGATAAGGTGGTTGAGGTCGATGGCGCTTACTTTGGCGGGTATGTGAAGCCCACGAATCACAAGGAGAACCGCCAAGATCGCAGGAAAGCCTCTAATCAGAATGACAAGAGGCAAGTTGTGGTTGTGGCGAGGGAGCGCAAAGGCAAAACCCTGCCAGCCATCTTTGCCGCCGAGAAGCAATCTCTCCCCTTCATCTCATCGCGAGTTATGAAGGGCAGTCATCTTATGGCCGATGAGGCGCCGTCCTGGAATGATCTGCATGGGCGGTTTGACGTATCCCGGATCGACCACACCAAAGCCTATTCCATGCCTGAGATGGTGCATACCAATGGCGCTGAGGGCTTCTTTTCACGGTTGAGAAGGGGTGAGATGGGCCATCATCATCATATTTCCGGGCCATACCTTTTGCGTTATGCTCAAGAGAGCGCATGGCGCGAGGATCATAGAAGGGTTGACAATGGCTCCCAAGTCAAGGCCATCATAGACCTCGCCATGCACTCCAAGCCATCAGTGGATTTCTCCGGCTATTGGCAGAGGAATAGGAAATAA
- a CDS encoding NIPSNAP family protein produces the protein MLVDHRTYTVRPGTLAKQIALYEQFGRAAQQRHLGKPLAWLVTESGELNTYVHIWVYADAADRAKKRAAMQADPEWIAFLAKSTEMGYLIKQETKLMTPAAFAPLALPAVPG, from the coding sequence ATGCTCGTCGATCACCGCACCTACACTGTCCGCCCCGGCACGCTCGCCAAGCAGATCGCGCTCTATGAACAATTCGGCCGCGCGGCCCAGCAACGCCATCTCGGCAAGCCGCTCGCCTGGCTGGTGACCGAGAGCGGCGAGTTGAACACCTACGTCCATATCTGGGTCTATGCCGATGCCGCCGATCGCGCGAAGAAGCGCGCGGCAATGCAGGCCGATCCGGAATGGATCGCCTTCCTCGCGAAATCGACGGAGATGGGCTATCTCATCAAGCAGGAGACCAAATTGATGACCCCCGCCGCCTTCGCGCCGCTCGCCTTGCCTGCCGTGCCGGGCTGA
- a CDS encoding SDR family NAD(P)-dependent oxidoreductase: MRFQSALIVGAGAGLSASLARQLAAQGTRVALAARNAEKLAPLAAEIGGMALACDAARPEAVAALFAETDRLGFAPDCVIYNPSRRLRGAITDLDPAAVAEVLAISAYGGFLVGQQAARRMLARGGGAIGFTGASASVKGYALSAPFAMGKFALRGLAQSMARELHPQGVHVVHLVIDGGIRSEHRPTPADAPDSLLDPDAIAATYLAALQQPRSAWSFEVELRPWVERF, translated from the coding sequence ATGCGGTTTCAGTCCGCGCTGATCGTCGGGGCCGGCGCCGGGCTGAGCGCCTCGCTCGCCCGCCAGCTCGCGGCACAGGGGACGCGGGTTGCGCTGGCGGCGCGCAATGCGGAAAAGCTCGCGCCGCTGGCGGCCGAGATCGGCGGGATGGCACTCGCGTGCGATGCGGCGCGGCCGGAAGCGGTTGCCGCGCTGTTCGCCGAGACCGACCGGCTGGGCTTCGCGCCCGATTGCGTGATCTACAATCCGAGCCGGCGCCTGCGCGGCGCCATCACCGACCTCGACCCGGCGGCGGTGGCTGAGGTGCTGGCGATTTCGGCTTATGGCGGGTTTCTCGTCGGCCAGCAGGCGGCACGCCGGATGCTGGCGCGCGGGGGCGGCGCGATCGGGTTCACCGGCGCCTCTGCGAGCGTCAAGGGCTATGCGCTCTCGGCCCCGTTCGCGATGGGCAAATTCGCTTTGCGTGGCTTGGCGCAAAGCATGGCGCGTGAACTCCACCCGCAAGGCGTCCACGTCGTCCATCTCGTCATCGATGGCGGGATCAGAAGTGAGCACCGGCCAACCCCGGCGGATGCGCCCGACTCGCTGCTCGATCCCGATGCCATCGCGGCAACCTATCTCGCCGCGTTGCAGCAGCCGCGAAGCGCCTGGAGCTTTGAGGTCGAACTCCGCCCCTGGGTAGAGCGGTTTTAA
- a CDS encoding malonic semialdehyde reductase encodes MSLDPAALATLFTEARTHFKWTDQPVSDDTLRALHGLLRMGPTSANCSPARFIFIRGTSAKERLKPALSPGNVEKTMTAPVTVIVAHDPQFYEHLPRLFPHADARAWFANNPALAEETAFRNGTLQGAYLIMAARALGLDCGPMSGFDREKVDQAFLAGRGWRSNFLVNLGHGDPSVLFPRSPRFEFDEACEIL; translated from the coding sequence ATGAGTCTTGATCCGGCCGCACTGGCGACATTGTTCACCGAGGCGCGCACCCATTTCAAATGGACCGATCAGCCGGTTTCCGATGACACGCTCCGCGCGCTTCATGGCCTTTTGCGTATGGGCCCGACCTCGGCCAATTGCTCGCCGGCCCGGTTTATTTTTATACGCGGCACGAGCGCGAAAGAGCGCCTGAAGCCGGCGCTGTCGCCGGGCAATGTCGAAAAGACGATGACCGCGCCGGTGACCGTGATCGTCGCCCATGATCCGCAATTTTACGAGCATCTGCCGCGGCTGTTCCCGCATGCCGATGCCCGCGCGTGGTTTGCGAACAACCCGGCGCTCGCCGAGGAGACGGCCTTTCGCAACGGCACGCTGCAAGGGGCCTATTTGATCATGGCGGCGCGGGCGCTGGGGCTCGATTGCGGGCCGATGTCGGGGTTCGACCGCGAAAAGGTCGATCAGGCGTTCCTCGCCGGGCGCGGCTGGCGGAGCAATTTCCTGGTCAATCTCGGCCACGGCGACCCAAGCGTGCTTTTCCCGCGCAGCCCGCGTTTTGAGTTCGACGAAGCCTGCGAGATCCTGTGA
- a CDS encoding NifU family protein, protein MFIETESTPNPATLKFLPGRVVMAQGTADFAAAEAAQRSPLAAALFDLPGVARVFLGHDFITVTKSEALDWQALKPQILGVIVEHFASGRPVVAGEEGDVAAEDVAPEDAEIVSQIKELLDTRVRPAVAGDGGDIVFRGYRDGIVRLHMQGACSGCPSSRATLKHGVENMLRHYIPEVVAVEQVEV, encoded by the coding sequence ATGTTCATCGAAACCGAAAGCACGCCGAATCCGGCGACCTTGAAATTTCTTCCCGGCCGGGTGGTGATGGCCCAGGGCACCGCGGATTTCGCTGCCGCCGAAGCCGCGCAACGCAGCCCGCTGGCGGCGGCGTTGTTCGATCTCCCCGGCGTTGCCCGGGTCTTTCTCGGCCATGATTTCATTACCGTGACCAAAAGCGAGGCGCTGGACTGGCAGGCGCTCAAGCCGCAGATTCTCGGCGTCATCGTCGAGCATTTCGCCTCCGGGCGGCCGGTGGTGGCCGGCGAGGAGGGGGATGTCGCAGCTGAGGACGTCGCCCCCGAGGACGCCGAAATCGTCTCCCAGATCAAGGAATTGCTTGACACCCGCGTGCGTCCGGCGGTCGCCGGCGACGGCGGCGATATCGTCTTTCGTGGCTATCGCGATGGGATCGTGCGCCTTCATATGCAGGGCGCTTGCAGCGGCTGCCCCTCCTCACGCGCGACCCTCAAGCACGGCGTCGAAAACATGCTCCGCCATTATATCCCCGAGGTCGTCGCGGTCGAGCAGGTCGAGGTTTAA
- a CDS encoding Tat pathway signal protein has protein sequence MLRRFFNPIFLYGVALFGLMVLGGAAAARADAPLPLELNKLEPLTQGEAGCRVYFVVTNPDAETVGQLRLDLILFGTDGVILRRIALDLGPLAAKKTGVRLFDLQGLACDSIGRVLINDVLACHAGDKPGGNADQERAACLDRLTLSSRTKVPLAK, from the coding sequence GTGCTGCGGCGTTTTTTTAATCCGATTTTCCTATACGGGGTCGCCCTGTTCGGCCTGATGGTGCTGGGCGGTGCCGCCGCCGCGCGCGCGGACGCGCCGCTGCCGCTCGAACTCAACAAGCTCGAACCCCTCACCCAAGGGGAAGCCGGCTGCCGGGTCTATTTCGTGGTCACCAACCCCGATGCCGAAACCGTCGGGCAATTGCGCCTCGATCTCATCCTGTTCGGCACCGATGGCGTGATCCTGCGGCGGATCGCGCTCGATCTCGGCCCGCTGGCCGCAAAGAAAACCGGGGTGCGGCTGTTCGATTTGCAGGGACTTGCCTGTGATTCGATCGGGCGGGTGCTGATCAACGACGTTCTCGCCTGCCACGCCGGGGACAAGCCGGGTGGCAACGCCGATCAGGAACGGGCGGCTTGTCTCGATCGCCTGACGCTGAGTTCGCGGACCAAGGTGCCGCTCGCGAAGTAA
- a CDS encoding zinc-finger domain-containing protein: MPAGDTQSSDTTTAAPTTITPTEIIHVDQRVVACDGGDGPLGHPRVYLRIPDREVMCPYCSRLFVVNEGVGPADGH, translated from the coding sequence ATGCCCGCCGGCGATACCCAGTCTTCCGACACCACCACCGCAGCCCCGACCACGATCACCCCCACCGAGATCATCCATGTCGATCAGCGCGTGGTCGCCTGTGACGGCGGCGACGGCCCGCTTGGGCATCCCCGCGTCTATCTTCGCATTCCCGACCGCGAGGTGATGTGCCCTTATTGCTCGCGGCTTTTCGTCGTCAACGAGGGCGTCGGCCCGGCTGACGGACATTGA
- the polA gene encoding DNA polymerase I, producing the protein MTETAAAAPPRLVLIDGSGFIFRAFHALPPMTRPDGTPVNAVFGFANMLARFLREHTGTHLAVIFDAGRHTFRSRLYPAYKAQRPPPPPELVPQFALVREATEAFGVPAIDAVDWEADDLIAAYARAAEAEGGETVIVSSDKDLMQLIRPGVSLLDPIKQKPIGPAEVREKFGVPPEKLIDLQALMGDAVDNVPGVPGIGPKTAAQLLGEFGDLEAVLAAAPAMKPSKRRDALIENVEMARLSRQLVTLREDAPLPRPLAALALAEPDRAHLSAWLAAQDFRSLRQRLGLDAPSPAAPAASAQSPADPPGQAGFGPYETVTDGETLARWIAEAAARGYLALDTETDGLDALRARLIGVSLATAPGRACYLPLRHEEGRTALTPEAALAALAPLLADGSVLKILHNAKFDLAVLGRAGIAVDIAPIDDTMLISYAQAAGAHGHGMDELALLHLGHRPISYDEVTGTGRARLTFAAVPVERATAYAAEDADVTLRLWHRLRPDLRTNKALALYEQIERRLIPVLLAMEKAGVLVDAAELSRISVEFAARMAEMEREIHALAGRPFNLASPKQLGEVLFDELRLPGGKRMKTGAWGTDAQVLQSLAEEGHEIPARILAWRQLAKLKSTYADALVNQINPETGRVHTSFAMAVASTGRLSSTDPNLQNIPVRSEEGGRIRRAFIAAPGHVFVSADYSQIELRLLAHVADIPSLKESFARGEDIHARTASEVFGVPMAGMDAQTRRRAKAINFGIIYGISAFGLARQLGTTPGEARLYIDTYFARYPGIRAYMERMKRLAREQGYVETPFGRRCYIPGIADRNAARRAYAERQAINAPLQGGAADIIKRAMVRLAPALAVSGLGARLLLQVHDELLLEAPEAQAEATAALVGKVMREAAQLSVPLVVATGVGANWAEAAH; encoded by the coding sequence ATGACCGAGACCGCCGCGGCCGCACCGCCGCGCTTGGTGCTGATCGACGGCTCGGGGTTCATATTTCGCGCTTTTCACGCGCTGCCGCCGATGACGCGGCCGGACGGCACGCCGGTGAACGCCGTGTTCGGCTTCGCCAACATGCTCGCGCGGTTTTTACGTGAGCATACCGGCACCCATCTCGCGGTGATTTTCGATGCCGGGCGGCATACGTTTCGCAGCCGCCTCTATCCCGCGTACAAAGCCCAGCGGCCGCCGCCGCCGCCCGAGCTGGTGCCGCAATTCGCGCTGGTGCGCGAGGCGACCGAAGCTTTCGGCGTCCCCGCGATCGACGCGGTTGATTGGGAGGCCGATGATCTGATCGCGGCCTATGCCCGCGCCGCCGAGGCGGAGGGTGGCGAGACGGTGATCGTCTCGTCCGACAAGGATCTGATGCAGCTCATTCGCCCTGGCGTCAGCCTGCTCGATCCGATCAAGCAAAAACCGATCGGCCCGGCCGAAGTGCGCGAAAAATTCGGGGTCCCGCCGGAAAAATTGATCGATCTTCAGGCGCTGATGGGCGATGCCGTCGACAATGTTCCCGGCGTTCCCGGCATCGGGCCGAAAACCGCGGCGCAATTGCTCGGCGAATTCGGCGATCTCGAGGCCGTACTCGCCGCGGCACCGGCGATGAAGCCCTCGAAGCGCCGTGATGCCCTGATCGAGAACGTCGAAATGGCACGCTTGTCGCGGCAATTGGTGACGCTGCGGGAAGACGCGCCGCTTCCCCGGCCGCTCGCCGCCCTCGCTCTCGCCGAGCCGGATCGCGCGCATCTGTCGGCATGGCTTGCTGCGCAGGATTTCCGCAGTCTCCGCCAGCGCCTCGGCCTCGATGCGCCCAGCCCGGCCGCGCCCGCCGCCAGTGCGCAAAGCCCGGCGGATCCGCCGGGCCAGGCCGGCTTCGGCCCCTATGAGACCGTGACCGATGGCGAAACCCTGGCGCGTTGGATCGCCGAGGCCGCGGCGCGGGGCTATCTCGCCCTCGACACCGAGACCGATGGGTTGGATGCGCTGCGGGCGCGGCTCATCGGCGTCTCGCTCGCGACCGCCCCGGGCCGCGCCTGCTATCTGCCGCTCCGCCACGAGGAGGGGAGAACCGCGCTCACCCCGGAGGCGGCTCTGGCCGCGCTGGCGCCGCTTCTGGCCGACGGATCGGTCTTGAAAATCCTGCATAACGCCAAATTCGACCTCGCCGTCCTTGGCCGCGCCGGGATCGCGGTGGACATCGCCCCGATCGACGACACCATGCTGATCTCCTACGCCCAGGCCGCCGGCGCGCATGGCCATGGGATGGATGAGCTGGCGCTGCTCCATCTCGGCCATCGCCCGATCTCCTATGACGAGGTCACCGGCACCGGCCGCGCGCGCCTTACCTTCGCCGCCGTGCCGGTCGAACGCGCGACCGCTTATGCCGCCGAGGACGCCGATGTCACGCTCCGGCTGTGGCATCGTTTGCGCCCCGACTTGCGCACCAACAAGGCGCTGGCGCTCTATGAGCAGATCGAGCGGCGGCTGATCCCTGTGCTGCTGGCGATGGAGAAGGCGGGCGTTTTGGTCGACGCCGCCGAACTCTCACGCATTTCCGTCGAATTCGCGGCGCGCATGGCGGAAATGGAGCGCGAGATCCATGCCCTCGCCGGCCGCCCCTTCAATCTCGCAAGCCCGAAGCAGCTCGGCGAGGTGTTGTTTGACGAACTTCGGCTGCCCGGCGGCAAGCGCATGAAAACCGGCGCCTGGGGCACCGATGCCCAGGTGTTGCAAAGCCTCGCCGAGGAGGGCCACGAAATCCCCGCCCGCATTCTCGCCTGGCGGCAGTTGGCGAAGCTGAAATCGACCTACGCCGATGCCCTGGTCAACCAGATCAACCCCGAAACCGGGCGCGTCCATACCAGCTTTGCCATGGCGGTGGCCAGCACCGGGCGGCTTTCCTCGACCGACCCCAATCTGCAGAACATCCCGGTGCGCAGCGAAGAGGGCGGGCGCATCCGCCGCGCTTTCATCGCCGCGCCAGGACATGTTTTTGTCAGCGCCGATTATTCGCAGATCGAACTCCGCCTCCTTGCCCATGTCGCGGACATCCCCTCGCTCAAGGAGAGCTTCGCGCGCGGCGAGGATATCCACGCCCGCACCGCCTCCGAAGTGTTCGGGGTGCCGATGGCGGGGATGGACGCGCAAACGCGGCGGCGCGCCAAGGCGATCAATTTCGGCATCATTTACGGCATCAGCGCCTTCGGGCTCGCCCGCCAGCTCGGCACCACCCCCGGCGAGGCGCGGCTTTATATCGACACCTACTTCGCCCGCTATCCCGGAATTCGCGCTTACATGGAGCGGATGAAGCGCCTTGCTCGCGAGCAGGGCTATGTGGAAACGCCGTTCGGCCGGCGCTGCTACATCCCGGGTATTGCCGACCGCAACGCCGCCCGCCGCGCCTATGCCGAGCGCCAGGCGATCAACGCGCCGCTGCAAGGGGGGGCGGCTGACATCATCAAGCGCGCGATGGTGCGGCTCGCGCCCGCTCTCGCCGTGTCCGGCCTCGGCGCGCGGCTTCTCCTCCAAGTGCATGACGAATTGCTACTCGAAGCGCCAGAGGCGCAAGCCGAGGCCACCGCCGCCCTCGTTGGGAAAGTGATGCGCGAGGCAGCGCAGCTGAGCGTGCCGCTGGTGGTCGCGACCGGCGTCGGCGCGAATTGGGCGGAAGCGGCGCACTGA